A region of Fibrobacter succinogenes subsp. succinogenes S85 DNA encodes the following proteins:
- a CDS encoding glycoside hydrolase family 2 protein, which produces MSKIISLDGDWQMIWDTEDTGISNRWYATYPEKTQTVSVPHIWERAFDKLLMAQDCAFYFKRFTIDDEKQVTKRIFLRFEKIATHATIWLNGKLLGDHFGAYTSFVIETQKAIKLGEENILCIRVANMGATNSRIDFGRESKEGANDRYAHPGEMPVGLPWSQYPYGGICGHVDLILGNAAFISDIHVEPDMDQERVSVEAFFNNPRGYQSRLRILMKNPNGDVYEFFKDIKLEKENATQKFLLGIKDWKKDKCVWSPERPNLFAIEMQLEIKGAKGKAPEYTFPVVKTFGFRKFDCLKGDYYINDSIVKLMGVSYNQQWSEGGLWTDQNPALEKDLNAVKAAGFNVIRSCGAPLSSTALDICDKIGLFVFQEFPIHTMRSTAQGLEITKKLINDMVRDQHNHPCIAAWILGSENGTFMLQNGNKLLNAISPIDTCRPAISNFNSIYLDNEANFHKDTGKIIPVSIDRISQYATMRVNPRLNPSAAYTHYLAHMLDKEDEELMVPDTGLGDSHFQDEEEPILNDIENKVLVTLKNNTLFPKRATTIAGPRSIKSQKAIKNEFKSVETFVDDSKLSIWPNFESFNADVYRIALKSKYDQITAFQSNPQISGFFLDQWADNGTDFSGLNDENRKSKGVQNFAREITTPSRVLISELEHVATPQSEVSFQLTLLNNSRLEDVEIEVSLLDAKDKVLNTQKVMPEEPAEKKTLTQLGICTLMAPRATGLYKIKLTLKDCGKEIHSSYEDLIVIEQADVKDAMSKVCFLDNYDESSDVLAALDGSEQIIFTANLSSWPDEILEKIIDVTKNGGKTLLLSDMTTEDIDLLNQSHNFENKIEAHWTTGANEFSLHYLPKDSPLLAVFGGNGVLDHNSASAMPGISLNELAGAKVYARSVTLKDGEIKTGVDLQLVPFGKGQIMFNQFSVIEGLETNALSDALFTAIVNLL; this is translated from the coding sequence ATGAGCAAAATTATCAGCCTTGATGGCGATTGGCAGATGATCTGGGACACGGAAGACACCGGCATCTCCAATCGTTGGTATGCAACGTATCCTGAAAAAACACAGACTGTTAGCGTTCCCCACATCTGGGAAAGAGCTTTTGACAAGCTTTTGATGGCCCAGGACTGCGCATTCTATTTCAAGAGATTCACGATTGACGACGAAAAGCAGGTCACAAAGCGCATTTTCCTCCGCTTTGAAAAGATCGCAACACACGCCACCATCTGGCTTAACGGTAAACTTTTGGGCGACCACTTTGGCGCTTACACGTCCTTTGTCATTGAAACTCAGAAGGCAATCAAGCTCGGCGAAGAAAACATTCTCTGCATCCGCGTTGCAAACATGGGTGCAACGAACAGCCGCATCGACTTCGGTCGCGAAAGCAAGGAAGGCGCAAACGACCGCTACGCCCACCCGGGAGAAATGCCGGTTGGCCTCCCCTGGTCGCAGTATCCGTATGGCGGTATCTGCGGTCACGTGGACTTGATTCTCGGCAACGCCGCATTCATTTCTGACATTCACGTCGAACCGGACATGGACCAGGAACGCGTTTCTGTCGAAGCATTCTTCAACAACCCGCGTGGTTACCAGTCCCGCCTCCGCATCCTCATGAAGAACCCGAACGGCGACGTTTACGAATTCTTCAAGGACATCAAGCTCGAAAAGGAAAACGCCACGCAAAAGTTCTTGCTTGGCATCAAGGACTGGAAGAAGGACAAGTGCGTCTGGAGTCCGGAACGTCCGAACCTGTTTGCCATCGAAATGCAGCTCGAAATCAAGGGCGCCAAGGGCAAGGCTCCGGAATACACCTTCCCTGTCGTGAAGACTTTCGGCTTCCGCAAGTTCGACTGCCTCAAGGGTGACTACTACATCAACGACTCCATCGTGAAGCTCATGGGCGTGAGCTACAACCAGCAGTGGAGCGAAGGCGGCCTCTGGACAGACCAGAACCCGGCTCTCGAAAAGGACTTGAACGCCGTGAAGGCAGCAGGCTTCAACGTCATCCGTTCTTGCGGCGCTCCGCTCAGCAGCACGGCTCTCGACATCTGCGACAAGATTGGTTTGTTTGTGTTCCAGGAATTCCCGATCCACACGATGCGTTCTACCGCACAGGGTCTCGAAATCACGAAGAAGCTCATCAACGACATGGTGCGTGACCAGCACAACCATCCGTGCATCGCCGCCTGGATTCTCGGTTCCGAAAACGGAACATTCATGCTCCAGAACGGTAACAAGCTCTTGAACGCCATTAGCCCGATCGACACCTGCCGCCCGGCTATCAGCAACTTCAACAGTATCTACCTCGACAACGAAGCAAACTTCCACAAGGATACGGGTAAGATTATCCCGGTTTCCATCGACCGTATTTCGCAGTACGCCACGATGCGCGTGAACCCGCGTTTAAACCCGAGTGCCGCTTACACGCACTACCTCGCCCACATGCTGGACAAGGAAGACGAAGAACTCATGGTGCCGGATACGGGTCTTGGAGACAGCCACTTCCAGGATGAAGAAGAACCGATTTTGAACGATATCGAAAACAAGGTTTTGGTGACGCTCAAGAACAATACGCTCTTCCCGAAGCGCGCAACCACCATCGCCGGTCCTCGCAGCATCAAGAGCCAGAAGGCGATCAAGAACGAATTCAAGTCTGTGGAAACGTTCGTCGACGATAGCAAGCTCTCCATTTGGCCGAACTTTGAATCGTTCAACGCCGATGTTTACCGCATCGCCCTCAAGAGCAAGTACGACCAGATTACGGCATTCCAGAGCAACCCGCAGATTTCTGGTTTCTTCCTCGACCAGTGGGCCGACAACGGCACCGACTTTAGCGGCCTTAACGACGAAAACAGAAAGTCCAAGGGCGTCCAGAATTTTGCTCGTGAAATCACGACTCCGAGCCGCGTGCTCATCAGCGAACTTGAACACGTTGCCACACCGCAGAGCGAAGTCAGCTTCCAGCTCACGCTTTTGAACAACAGCCGTTTGGAAGATGTGGAAATCGAAGTTTCGCTCCTCGACGCTAAGGACAAAGTCCTCAACACGCAGAAGGTCATGCCGGAAGAACCTGCCGAAAAGAAGACTCTTACGCAGCTTGGCATTTGCACGTTGATGGCTCCGCGCGCTACCGGTTTGTACAAGATTAAGCTCACGCTCAAGGATTGCGGCAAGGAAATCCATTCTAGCTACGAAGACTTGATCGTGATTGAACAGGCCGACGTGAAGGACGCCATGAGCAAGGTTTGCTTCTTGGATAACTATGACGAATCGAGCGATGTGCTCGCCGCTCTCGACGGTTCCGAACAAATTATCTTCACTGCAAACTTGAGTTCTTGGCCAGATGAAATCTTGGAAAAGATTATCGATGTCACGAAGAACGGTGGCAAGACTTTGTTGCTCTCCGATATGACGACTGAAGATATCGACCTCTTGAACCAGAGCCACAACTTCGAAAACAAGATCGAAGCCCACTGGACAACGGGTGCAAACGAATTCAGCTTGCACTACTTGCCGAAGGATTCTCCGCTCCTCGCTGTGTTCGGTGGCAACGGCGTTCTCGACCACAACTCTGCATCGGCTATGCCGGGCATTTCGTTGAACGAGCTCGCTGGCGCTAAGGTCTATGCACGTTCCGTGACGCTCAAGGATGGCGAAATCAAGACGGGTGTGGACCTGCAGCTCGTGCCGTTTGGCAAGGGTCAGATCATGTTCAACCAGTTCAGCGTGATTGAAGGCTTGGAAACGAACGCCCTTTCGGATGCTCTGTTCACGGCAATCGTGAACTTGCTGTAA
- the rpmA gene encoding 50S ribosomal protein L27, with product MAHKKGQGSVRNGRDSNAKYLGVKKYAGETVKAGNIIVRQRGSHFHKGNNVGMGKDFTLFSLVDGTVKFERLDAKRQKVSVYPEEA from the coding sequence ATGGCACATAAGAAAGGTCAAGGTTCAGTACGTAACGGCCGCGACAGTAACGCCAAGTACCTTGGTGTTAAGAAGTATGCGGGCGAAACCGTCAAGGCTGGCAACATCATCGTTCGTCAGCGCGGTTCTCACTTCCACAAGGGCAACAATGTCGGTATGGGCAAGGACTTTACCTTGTTCTCCCTCGTTGATGGCACTGTGAAGTTCGAACGCCTCGATGCAAAGCGCCAGAAGGTCTCTGTCTATCCTGAAGAAGCCTAA
- a CDS encoding Lrp/AsnC family transcriptional regulator: MLSQKLLAIIQDGFPLVERPYKALAEMLNVSEQEVFDEVEKMCVSGVIRRIGGVYDSKKLGFISRLCAGKVPALSLDFSAEPHSQTPMEKFATVVMSEPAITHNYIRSHEYNVWFTVIAENESAIQTVVDRVCAQTDLHDVHVLTATKKYKINTVMSLDERRKTKDERGESAPALRHSEDQVPRLSDNRRLEESSNFLGKLTDSDKSRIHIACDDIPHTLTPFKDWGVSCDELREDLAAKRMRRFGAILRHQDAGFPCNAMVCFSLDERRKTKDERGECCGDACIPP; encoded by the coding sequence ATGCTGAGTCAAAAACTTCTCGCGATTATTCAAGACGGCTTTCCGTTGGTGGAACGCCCGTATAAGGCGCTTGCGGAAATGTTGAATGTTTCGGAACAAGAAGTTTTTGATGAAGTTGAGAAAATGTGCGTGTCCGGCGTGATTCGCCGTATCGGTGGCGTGTACGATTCCAAGAAACTCGGCTTTATTTCAAGGCTTTGTGCAGGGAAGGTACCTGCTTTGTCGCTTGATTTTTCTGCAGAACCGCATTCGCAAACGCCGATGGAAAAGTTCGCTACAGTCGTGATGAGCGAACCCGCGATTACGCATAATTACATCCGCAGTCACGAATACAATGTTTGGTTTACGGTCATTGCCGAAAATGAATCCGCAATCCAGACGGTTGTTGACCGCGTGTGTGCGCAAACGGATTTGCACGATGTCCATGTCCTCACCGCCACAAAGAAGTATAAAATCAATACGGTGATGTCATTAGACGAGAGACGAAAGACGAAAGACGAAAGAGGCGAGAGTGCCCCGGCTTTGCGTCATTCTGAGGACCAAGTCCCGCGTCTTTCTGACAACCGAAGGTTGGAAGAATCCAGTAATTTCTTGGGAAAACTCACTGACTCCGACAAGTCCCGAATCCACATCGCTTGTGACGACATTCCGCATACGCTCACTCCGTTTAAGGACTGGGGCGTTTCTTGCGATGAACTTCGCGAGGATCTTGCCGCCAAACGCATGCGTCGCTTTGGTGCAATCCTCCGTCATCAAGATGCGGGTTTCCCATGCAATGCGATGGTCTGCTTTAGTTTAGATGAGAGACGAAAGACGAAAGACGAAAGAGGCGAATGCTGCGGGGATGCTTGCATACCCCCATAG
- the nirJ1 gene encoding putative heme d1 biosynthesis radical SAM protein NirJ1, producing the protein MISITKLLMDTPNFGDSLRYEPRAHESKNGVGPGRGPVVVWNCTKTCNLKCVHCYARSEAIKYQNELSHEEGIKLIDQLADFHVPVILFSGGEPLLRPDFFELANYAASKGIRPTISTNGTCITPDVAQKLKAMGVGYVGISLDGCEETHDKFRGKQGAYQMALRGIRNCVATGQKVGLRFTITKYNYQDLNAIFDLLEAENIDRVCFYHLVYSGRGSAMVDNDLNHEESRKVMDLIIDRTLDFKKRGVNKEILTVDNHADAVYLYQRMKREDPERAEKILDLIQRNGGNRSGMAFGNIDSIGNVHPDQFTQYITLGNVRERNFGDIWTDESNPIMAGLKNRKPILKGRCPNCKFLNLCNGNFRTRAEAVTGDFWAEDPACYLTDEEIGL; encoded by the coding sequence ATGATCAGTATTACTAAGCTTTTGATGGACACCCCTAATTTCGGGGATTCTCTTCGTTATGAACCGCGTGCCCACGAATCCAAGAACGGTGTGGGCCCGGGCCGTGGTCCGGTGGTGGTGTGGAACTGCACCAAGACTTGCAACCTGAAGTGCGTGCATTGCTATGCCCGTTCAGAGGCCATCAAGTACCAGAACGAACTTTCACACGAAGAGGGAATCAAGCTTATTGATCAGCTTGCGGATTTCCATGTGCCGGTGATTTTGTTCAGCGGTGGCGAACCGCTTTTGCGCCCGGATTTTTTTGAACTCGCGAACTACGCAGCAAGCAAGGGCATCCGTCCGACGATTTCGACGAACGGCACCTGCATTACTCCGGATGTGGCTCAGAAGCTCAAGGCGATGGGCGTTGGCTATGTGGGCATCAGCTTGGATGGTTGCGAAGAAACTCACGACAAGTTCCGCGGCAAGCAGGGCGCGTACCAGATGGCTTTGCGCGGAATTCGCAATTGCGTGGCAACGGGCCAGAAGGTTGGGCTCCGCTTCACGATTACGAAGTACAACTATCAGGACTTGAACGCTATTTTCGATTTGCTCGAAGCGGAAAACATTGATAGAGTTTGTTTCTATCACCTTGTCTATAGCGGTCGCGGAAGTGCGATGGTCGATAACGACTTGAATCACGAAGAGAGCCGCAAGGTGATGGACTTGATTATTGACCGCACTTTGGACTTTAAGAAGCGCGGCGTGAACAAGGAAATTTTGACGGTCGACAACCACGCAGATGCCGTTTATCTGTACCAGCGCATGAAGCGCGAAGACCCGGAACGCGCCGAAAAGATTTTGGATTTGATCCAGCGCAATGGCGGTAACCGCAGTGGCATGGCATTTGGCAATATCGATAGCATTGGCAATGTGCATCCGGACCAGTTTACGCAATATATCACGCTAGGAAACGTTCGTGAACGCAACTTTGGCGACATCTGGACGGATGAATCGAACCCGATTATGGCGGGTCTCAAGAACCGTAAGCCGATTCTCAAGGGACGCTGCCCGAATTGCAAGTTCTTGAATTTGTGCAACGGCAATTTCCGTACGCGTGCCGAAGCCGTTACTGGCGATTTTTGGGCTGAAGATCCGGCTTGCTATTTGACGGATGAAGAAATCGGGCTGTAA
- a CDS encoding TrpB-like pyridoxal phosphate-dependent enzyme, translating into MRNSLKIDGQVKTYLHEDELPKAWYNVRADMKKKPAPLLNPGTGKPVTFEDLQPVFCDELIKQELDNDTAYIEIPEDIRTFYKMYRPSPLVRAYFLEQALGTPAHIYYKFEGNNTSGSHKLNSAIAQAYYAKKQGLKGVTTETGAGQWGTALSMSSAFFGLDCQVYMVKVSYEQKPFRREVMRTYGASVTPSPSMTTDIGRKINAEFPGTTGSLGCAISEAVEAAVKQPGYRYVLGSVLNQVLLHQSVIGLETKAALDKIGVKADLIIGCAGGGSNLGGLVSPFIGEKLRGEADYDILAVEPASCPSFTRGKYAYDFCDTGKVCPLAKMYTLGSSFIPSANHAGGLRYHGMSSILSELYDQGLMRATSVEQTKVFEAAKLFAQTEGILPAPESSHAIRATIDEALKCKESGQAKNIVFGLTGTGYFDMVAYQKFNDGEMSDYIPTDEDIAKSLAQLPKVEG; encoded by the coding sequence ATGAGAAACTCGCTCAAGATCGATGGTCAGGTCAAGACTTATCTCCACGAAGATGAACTTCCGAAGGCATGGTACAACGTCCGCGCCGACATGAAGAAGAAGCCCGCTCCGCTTCTGAACCCGGGAACCGGCAAGCCGGTGACTTTCGAAGACCTGCAGCCGGTTTTCTGCGATGAACTCATCAAGCAGGAACTTGATAACGATACCGCTTACATCGAAATTCCGGAAGACATCCGCACGTTCTACAAGATGTACCGTCCGTCTCCGCTCGTTCGCGCTTACTTCCTCGAACAGGCTCTCGGCACTCCGGCTCACATCTACTACAAGTTCGAAGGCAACAACACCTCGGGTTCTCACAAGCTCAACTCCGCCATCGCTCAGGCCTACTACGCTAAGAAGCAGGGCCTCAAGGGCGTGACGACCGAAACGGGTGCAGGCCAGTGGGGTACCGCCCTTTCGATGTCCAGTGCCTTCTTCGGACTGGACTGCCAGGTTTACATGGTGAAGGTTTCTTATGAACAGAAGCCGTTCCGCCGCGAAGTGATGCGCACCTACGGTGCATCCGTCACCCCGTCCCCGTCCATGACGACCGACATCGGCCGCAAGATCAACGCCGAATTCCCGGGCACCACGGGTAGCCTTGGCTGCGCTATTTCCGAAGCTGTGGAAGCCGCTGTGAAGCAGCCGGGTTACCGCTATGTTCTCGGTTCCGTGCTAAACCAGGTGCTCCTCCACCAGTCCGTCATCGGTCTCGAAACGAAGGCTGCACTCGACAAGATCGGCGTGAAGGCCGACCTCATCATCGGTTGCGCTGGCGGTGGTTCTAACCTCGGTGGTCTCGTGAGCCCGTTCATCGGCGAAAAGCTCCGTGGCGAAGCCGACTACGATATTCTCGCTGTGGAACCGGCAAGCTGCCCGAGCTTCACTCGCGGTAAGTACGCTTACGACTTCTGCGACACCGGTAAGGTCTGCCCGCTCGCCAAGATGTACACGCTCGGTTCTAGCTTCATCCCGTCTGCAAACCACGCTGGTGGCCTCCGCTACCACGGCATGAGCAGCATTCTCTCTGAACTTTACGATCAGGGACTCATGCGTGCAACGTCTGTCGAACAAACTAAGGTCTTCGAAGCCGCAAAGCTTTTCGCCCAGACCGAAGGTATCCTCCCGGCTCCGGAATCCAGCCACGCCATCCGCGCAACGATCGACGAAGCTCTCAAGTGCAAGGAAAGCGGTCAGGCCAAGAACATCGTATTCGGTCTCACCGGCACGGGTTACTTCGACATGGTTGCTTACCAGAAGTTCAACGACGGCGAAATGAGCGACTACATCCCGACGGATGAAGACATTGCCAAGAGCCTCGCCCAGCTTCCGAAGGTCGAAGGCTAA
- a CDS encoding InlB B-repeat-containing protein, with the protein MLRSFYAFICLLIAGNAFAVVAVRDTIYIDYDLQGGTNNPENLSSYLYKYSDRSDAPSINFFPPTKDGAEFLGWYFNSSPYDNNAITYADAVISVTRTQNGRLSLYARWGVKAKIPQQNESGCMLVHDAAELYGAVKVSDSLMRKNKQICVSIENDIVVNKNLLASDGTPNEGSHYWWKPFGNFMGVIEGNGHTISGLYGNVGLVNLAEGEHNALIQNLGIIDSYFAGNGYVGSFIANTLGFGTSLKNVYSTATLDSRGSYVGGLVGYARVQQDYCIDVTLETSISKAPRAANTYDNNHNAVTVENAYFAGRLVGYRGGGLVGGTDFSVFKNTFFVGTAEAKEIFSAISQKGLTQCQDFPNWKVVAENTFYIDTYTNDEFEASAASATAFSDGTVLEKIVKGSSYPIWTQDIGKDAYPKLNGVYYDIAYDLAGGVNDSVNPSYYKPEQEVLLKPASKDGDIFEGWFADSNFTTPVEKILATDKGNKKFFAKWKKGYSITYVNDGTYSSVLNRNPVYRYADSATFVLKEPSKNGKTFVGWYSDSSFTTKVTELPTGNTEDIVLYAKWSAREIKIIYNLDGGTMGDAKNPETAMSGESILLKSPTREGFLFRGWIGPNGGNLDKLGDFDRSIYVNSKDDEFNLKAVWIYAPQKPATDADGCYLVTNVHELFYFDEIANNELSEKPPIKSCIKIMNDIVVNENMNKDYVDWHPMNYENIFAGIIYGNGHSISGMYMSCNFFYNDNYKAFYGLIENKPYQQVYPEVQNLYLANFYFANEYYDKVLLNVNGRDGVGGPRSGIRKTIDPTPLKKNFAPRYDAKGRSMNARPNYGVYF; encoded by the coding sequence ATGTTGAGGTCATTTTATGCTTTTATTTGCTTGCTTATCGCGGGAAATGCTTTTGCCGTAGTTGCAGTTAGGGATACGATTTATATTGATTACGATTTGCAGGGAGGAACGAATAATCCTGAAAACTTATCTTCCTATTTGTATAAATATAGCGATCGCTCGGACGCCCCTTCAATTAATTTTTTCCCGCCCACCAAGGATGGTGCCGAGTTTCTGGGCTGGTATTTTAATTCATCTCCTTACGATAATAACGCAATTACCTATGCTGATGCTGTTATTTCTGTCACCCGCACCCAAAATGGACGGTTGTCGCTTTATGCTCGTTGGGGAGTGAAGGCGAAAATCCCGCAACAGAACGAGTCGGGGTGTATGCTTGTCCACGATGCTGCAGAACTCTACGGTGCTGTAAAAGTTTCTGATAGCTTAATGCGCAAAAATAAACAAATTTGCGTTTCCATTGAAAATGATATCGTCGTTAACAAAAATCTCTTGGCTTCCGATGGAACCCCGAATGAGGGATCTCATTACTGGTGGAAACCTTTTGGGAATTTTATGGGTGTCATTGAAGGGAATGGTCACACCATCTCGGGCTTATATGGAAATGTCGGACTTGTTAATCTTGCTGAAGGTGAACATAATGCTTTAATTCAAAATTTAGGAATCATTGATTCTTATTTTGCTGGCAATGGTTATGTCGGTTCTTTTATTGCTAATACGCTAGGCTTTGGAACTTCACTGAAGAATGTTTATAGTACGGCTACTTTGGATAGCAGGGGGAGCTATGTCGGTGGTCTTGTCGGTTATGCCCGTGTTCAACAAGACTATTGTATAGATGTTACTCTTGAAACTTCGATAAGCAAAGCCCCTCGTGCAGCCAACACTTATGATAATAATCATAATGCGGTAACTGTAGAAAATGCTTATTTTGCTGGACGTTTGGTGGGGTATCGCGGAGGTGGCCTTGTGGGCGGGACTGATTTCTCCGTTTTCAAAAATACCTTCTTTGTAGGAACTGCTGAGGCAAAGGAGATTTTTTCGGCAATTAGCCAAAAAGGTCTGACTCAGTGTCAAGATTTTCCGAACTGGAAAGTCGTTGCTGAAAATACTTTTTATATCGATACCTATACTAATGACGAATTTGAAGCGAGTGCGGCTTCTGCCACAGCTTTTTCCGATGGAACCGTTCTTGAAAAAATCGTGAAGGGGTCCAGTTACCCCATCTGGACGCAGGATATCGGCAAGGACGCTTACCCGAAATTGAACGGCGTGTATTACGATATTGCGTATGATTTGGCCGGTGGCGTCAATGACTCTGTTAATCCGAGCTATTACAAGCCTGAACAGGAAGTGCTGTTGAAGCCTGCGTCAAAGGATGGTGATATTTTTGAAGGTTGGTTTGCCGATTCAAATTTTACAACACCGGTAGAAAAAATACTTGCTACGGATAAAGGAAATAAGAAGTTTTTTGCCAAGTGGAAAAAGGGATATTCCATCACTTATGTGAATGATGGCACTTATTCTTCTGTGTTGAATCGGAATCCGGTTTATCGTTATGCGGATTCTGCAACATTTGTGTTGAAAGAACCCTCTAAAAACGGGAAAACTTTCGTTGGCTGGTACTCGGATTCTTCCTTTACAACTAAGGTAACGGAATTGCCCACGGGTAACACCGAAGATATTGTTCTTTATGCCAAATGGAGTGCCCGAGAAATCAAGATTATTTACAACTTGGACGGCGGCACAATGGGTGATGCGAAAAATCCGGAAACAGCAATGAGCGGAGAAAGTATTTTGCTTAAAAGTCCGACTCGTGAAGGATTCCTTTTTCGTGGCTGGATAGGCCCCAATGGTGGTAATTTGGATAAATTAGGTGACTTTGATCGTTCCATTTATGTCAATTCGAAAGACGATGAATTTAATTTGAAAGCTGTATGGATTTATGCACCTCAAAAACCAGCAACAGATGCTGACGGCTGTTATCTTGTAACGAATGTTCATGAACTGTTCTATTTTGACGAAATTGCAAACAATGAATTAAGCGAAAAACCGCCTATAAAATCCTGTATCAAAATCATGAACGATATCGTTGTGAACGAAAACATGAATAAAGATTATGTTGATTGGCATCCGATGAACTATGAAAATATTTTTGCAGGAATCATCTATGGAAACGGACATTCCATCAGTGGCATGTATATGAGCTGTAATTTCTTCTATAACGATAACTATAAAGCTTTTTATGGGTTGATTGAAAATAAGCCTTATCAGCAAGTTTATCCTGAAGTGCAGAATTTATATCTCGCTAATTTCTATTTCGCCAATGAATATTATGATAAGGTTTTGCTCAATGTAAATGGTAGGGATGGTGTTGGTGGTCCGAGAAGCGGAATTCGCAAGACGATTGACCCGACCCCGTTGAAGAAAAATTTTGCTCCTCGGTATGACGCTAAAGGTCGCAGTATGAACGCACGTCCTAATTATGGAGTCTATTTCTGA
- the tgt gene encoding tRNA guanosine(34) transglycosylase Tgt produces the protein MKLNENPFELLKKSAKSKARLGVIHTAHGDVTTPVFMPVGTAATVKGLTSRDIREIDAEIILANTYHLYLRPGTKLIAEAGGVQKFMSWNKPMLTDSGGFQVWSLKQFRKITEEGVQFKSLLDGSRHLFTPASVMNAQREIGADIIMAFDECTPYPSTVEEAEKSLALTLKWTREAKEWLLANPPIHGYPQFFFGIVQGGMHKELRQKSIEALKEIEPDGYAMGGLSVGEPVETMYEIADFCTNLLPEDRARYVMGVGTPWNLLELVKRGVDMCDCILPAKNAQDGLVYTSRGVLRYKGAKFAHQHDLPLDPNCDCYCCRNYSRAYLRHLFKEKEPLGWTLAAIHNLHFYIHLMKDVKSNIADDTFEEWADEQVKMLQENAG, from the coding sequence GTGAAGCTTAACGAAAATCCTTTTGAACTGTTAAAGAAATCTGCAAAGTCCAAGGCGCGTCTTGGCGTTATCCATACGGCGCATGGCGATGTGACTACACCTGTTTTTATGCCGGTGGGTACTGCCGCGACGGTCAAGGGGCTTACGAGCCGTGATATCCGCGAAATTGATGCAGAAATCATCTTGGCGAATACGTACCACCTCTATTTGCGACCGGGTACAAAGCTCATTGCAGAGGCGGGTGGTGTGCAAAAGTTCATGAGCTGGAACAAGCCGATGCTTACGGACAGCGGTGGATTCCAGGTGTGGAGCTTAAAACAGTTCCGAAAGATTACCGAAGAGGGCGTCCAGTTCAAGAGTTTGCTGGACGGTTCTCGTCATTTGTTCACGCCGGCGAGCGTGATGAATGCGCAACGTGAAATCGGTGCGGATATCATTATGGCGTTCGACGAATGTACTCCGTACCCGAGTACTGTTGAAGAGGCGGAAAAGTCGCTTGCGCTTACGCTCAAGTGGACGCGCGAGGCGAAGGAATGGCTTTTGGCAAATCCGCCAATCCACGGCTACCCGCAGTTTTTCTTTGGAATTGTGCAAGGCGGCATGCACAAGGAATTGCGACAGAAGTCCATCGAAGCGCTCAAAGAAATTGAGCCAGATGGTTATGCGATGGGTGGGCTTTCGGTTGGCGAGCCTGTCGAGACGATGTATGAAATTGCGGACTTTTGTACAAATTTATTGCCTGAGGACCGCGCCCGCTATGTGATGGGTGTAGGAACGCCGTGGAATTTGCTGGAGCTTGTGAAACGTGGCGTAGATATGTGCGACTGCATTTTGCCTGCGAAAAATGCACAGGATGGATTAGTTTATACGAGCCGAGGCGTGCTCCGTTACAAGGGCGCGAAATTTGCGCACCAACACGATTTGCCGCTCGACCCGAACTGCGATTGCTATTGCTGCCGTAACTATAGCCGTGCGTATTTGCGCCATCTGTTCAAGGAAAAAGAACCGCTTGGCTGGACGCTCGCGGCAATCCACAATTTGCATTTCTACATCCACTTGATGAAAGATGTTAAATCTAACATTGCAGACGATACCTTCGAAGAATGGGCTGATGAACAAGTGAAAATGCTGCAAGAAAATGCGGGATAA
- the rplU gene encoding 50S ribosomal protein L21, protein MYSIVETGGFQYKVELGKAYKVPTIDAAVGSELELKSVLLFSGKEVQVGTPVLNDASVKVEVLAHGKEDTIIVFKKKRRTRYERRNGHRQGYTEVLVTELRSGAESAVVDPQVITRNRARVAALAKQKVQNKPLTRKEKIAQGLPKPAKVKKNSLRKAKEA, encoded by the coding sequence ATGTATTCTATTGTTGAAACAGGTGGTTTCCAGTATAAAGTCGAACTCGGCAAGGCCTACAAGGTCCCGACGATCGACGCAGCTGTTGGTTCTGAACTGGAGCTCAAGTCCGTTCTTCTTTTCTCCGGAAAAGAAGTGCAAGTCGGCACCCCTGTCCTGAATGACGCATCTGTCAAGGTCGAAGTTCTCGCCCATGGCAAGGAAGACACGATTATCGTGTTCAAGAAGAAGCGTCGTACCCGTTACGAACGTCGTAACGGTCATCGTCAGGGCTATACCGAGGTGCTCGTCACGGAACTCCGCTCCGGCGCTGAATCTGCAGTCGTTGACCCTCAAGTTATTACCCGCAACCGCGCTCGCGTGGCTGCCCTTGCTAAGCAGAAGGTTCAGAACAAGCCGCTCACTCGCAAGGAAAAGATCGCTCAGGGACTTCCGAAGCCGGCTAAGGTCAAGAAGAACTCTCTGCGTAAGGCTAAGGAGGCTTAA